A stretch of DNA from Methanofollis sp.:
CTCGACCACACCCTCAGGGTCACCGCCCTCTGCCGGGAGATCGGCCTGGCCGAGGGTGCCGACATGCGGGTGCTCGTCCCCGCCGCTCTCCTCCACGACATCGCCCGCCCCCTGGAGGAGGAGACCGGCGTCCCCCATGAGGAGGAGGGGGCGAGGATCGCGGAAGAGTATCTCGAATCGATCGGCTACGACGCTGCCCTCGTCCCGGCGGTCGCCCATGCCATCCGCGCCCACCGGTACAGCACGGGCGCTGCGCCCGCGACCCTGGAGGCGAAGGTCCTCTCCGACGCCGACAAACTGGACGCCATGGGGGCGGTCGGCCTCGCCCGGACGTTCCTCCAGGCCGGCGAACGCGGGGGCGGCATCCCTGACGCCGTCGATCATATCCACGAGAAACTCCTGAAGCTGAAGGGCCTGATGTACACGAAGACCGCCCGCAAACTCGCGGAAAAGAGGCACGCCTTCCTGAGCGACTTTGTCGGGGCCCTCGAGGGCGAGATGCGTCGGGTGTGATCCCCTCTTCTTTTTTTTTCGACGGTGCCGGAGAGCGCCCGGAAAACCGGAAGGTTGATGCATTCACAATTGTGAATAGTGATCGCTTCACAATTGTGAAATCCCGGCGACAGACCTGCCGTCTGCCCGGGCCTCTATGGTGGATATCATGACCAGCGACACCGGAAATATCCCCGCCGGAGGGTCGAGATGAGGATCGTCTCCATCCACGCGGACAGCATGCACTACCGGGCGACGAAGAAGACGCCCTTCGCCGAACCCCTCGACGAAAAGGAGGGCGGCATGGAGGAGTGCGTCGTCCTCTTCTGCTGCGTCGAGGAGATGGACCGCCTGGACCCCGCGGCCGTGGTCGGGAAGGCCGCCCGGAACGTCCTCGCCCGCATGGCGATGCTGAAGGCACAGCGGGCGATCGTCTACCCGTACGCCCACCTCGCCTCAGACCTCTCCGACCCGTCGACCGCCCTCCATATCCTCGACGGCCTCGCCGACGCCCTGCGTGAGGCCGGCATCGAGGTGCGGAGGGCGCCCTTCGGGTGGTACAAGAAGTTCGACCTCGCCGGGAAGGGCCACCCCCTCGCCGATCTCTC
This window harbors:
- a CDS encoding threonyl-tRNA synthetase editing domain-containing protein, whose protein sequence is MRIVSIHADSMHYRATKKTPFAEPLDEKEGGMEECVVLFCCVEEMDRLDPAAVVGKAARNVLARMAMLKAQRAIVYPYAHLASDLSDPSTALHILDGLADALREAGIEVRRAPFGWYKKFDLAGKGHPLADLSMTICPFDGTACGPVCPHCRHPLKGAETPGRP
- a CDS encoding HD domain-containing protein encodes the protein MQTPDDEIQTYVETTLKNSGSHGLDHTLRVTALCREIGLAEGADMRVLVPAALLHDIARPLEEETGVPHEEEGARIAEEYLESIGYDAALVPAVAHAIRAHRYSTGAAPATLEAKVLSDADKLDAMGAVGLARTFLQAGERGGGIPDAVDHIHEKLLKLKGLMYTKTARKLAEKRHAFLSDFVGALEGEMRRV